The Streptomyces avermitilis MA-4680 = NBRC 14893 genome contains a region encoding:
- the thrB gene encoding homoserine kinase, whose product MAGPAFRAAAVRVRVPATSANLGPGFDALGLSLGLYDDVVVRVADSGLHIDIAGEGSETLPRDERHLLARSLRTAFDLLGGQPRGLEIVCANRIPHGRGLGSSSAAICAGIVAARAVTIGGDGKLDDTALLELATEIEGHPDNVAACLLGGFTLSWMEGGAARAIRMEPADSIVPVVFVPGKAVLTETARGLLPRSVPHVDAAANAGRAALLVEALTRRPELLLPATEDRLHQEYRAPAMPESMALVERLRADGIPAVISGAGPTVLALADEASADKVARLAGEGWAANRLSLDARGASVLPLAA is encoded by the coding sequence ATGGCCGGTCCAGCGTTCCGTGCCGCCGCCGTCCGGGTGCGCGTCCCCGCCACCAGCGCCAACCTCGGTCCGGGCTTCGACGCCCTGGGCCTGTCGCTGGGTCTGTACGACGACGTGGTCGTCCGGGTGGCCGACTCCGGGCTGCACATCGACATCGCGGGTGAGGGCAGCGAGACGCTCCCGCGCGACGAGAGGCATCTCCTCGCCCGCTCCCTGCGCACCGCCTTCGATCTGCTGGGCGGCCAGCCGCGCGGCCTTGAGATCGTTTGCGCCAACCGCATTCCACACGGCCGTGGCCTCGGCTCCTCGTCGGCCGCCATCTGCGCCGGCATCGTCGCCGCGCGAGCCGTGACCATAGGCGGGGACGGGAAGTTGGACGACACCGCCCTGCTCGAGCTCGCCACCGAGATCGAGGGACACCCCGACAATGTCGCGGCCTGTCTCCTCGGTGGTTTCACGCTCTCCTGGATGGAGGGCGGCGCCGCGCGCGCCATCAGGATGGAGCCTGCCGATTCCATCGTTCCGGTGGTTTTCGTGCCCGGAAAGGCGGTCCTGACCGAGACCGCGCGCGGACTGCTCCCGCGCAGCGTCCCGCATGTCGACGCCGCCGCCAACGCGGGCCGTGCCGCACTGCTCGTCGAGGCCCTGACCAGGCGCCCCGAGCTGCTGCTGCCCGCCACGGAGGACCGGCTGCACCAGGAGTACCGCGCCCCGGCCATGCCGGAGAGCATGGCGCTGGTGGAGCGGCTGCGGGCCGACGGCATCCCCGCGGTGATCTCCGGGGCCGGACCCACGGTCCTGGCGCTGGCCGACGAGGCGTCGGCCGACAAGGTCGCCCGTCTGGCGGGCGAGGGCTGGGCCGCCAACCGGCTGAGCCTCGACGCCCGGGGAGCGAGCGTGCTGCCGCTTGCCGCCTAG
- the thrC gene encoding threonine synthase has product MTHQWRGIIEEYRDRLPVSDSTPVVTLREGGTPLVPAQVLSERTGCEVHLKVEGANPTGSFKDRGMTMAITRAKEEGAKAVICASTGNTSASAAAYAVRAGMVCAVLVPQGKIALGKMGQALVHGAKILQVDGNFDDCLTLARNLSDNYPVALVNSVNPVRIEGQKTAAFEIVDMLGDAPDIHVLPVGNAGNITAYWKGYQEYAADGIARHKPRMWGFQASGSAPIVRGEVVKDPSTIATAIRIGNPASWKFALAAKDESGGFIDEVTDREILRAYRLLAAQEGVFVEPASAASVAGLLKAAEQGKVDPGQTIVCTVTGNGLKDPDWAVAGAPQPVTVPVDAATAAERLGLA; this is encoded by the coding sequence ATGACCCACCAGTGGCGCGGAATCATCGAGGAGTACCGGGACCGGCTGCCCGTCTCCGACAGTACGCCGGTCGTGACGCTCCGTGAGGGCGGGACGCCGCTCGTGCCCGCGCAGGTGCTCTCCGAGCGCACGGGCTGCGAGGTCCACCTCAAGGTGGAGGGCGCCAACCCCACCGGGTCCTTCAAGGACCGCGGCATGACCATGGCCATCACGCGGGCCAAGGAGGAGGGCGCGAAGGCGGTCATCTGCGCCTCCACCGGCAACACGTCGGCCTCCGCCGCCGCGTACGCCGTACGCGCGGGCATGGTCTGCGCCGTGCTCGTCCCGCAGGGCAAGATCGCCCTCGGCAAGATGGGCCAGGCCCTCGTGCACGGCGCGAAGATCCTCCAGGTCGATGGCAACTTCGACGACTGCCTCACCCTCGCGCGCAACCTGTCCGACAACTACCCGGTGGCGCTGGTCAATTCGGTCAACCCGGTGCGTATCGAGGGGCAGAAGACCGCGGCGTTCGAGATCGTCGACATGCTCGGTGACGCGCCCGACATCCACGTCCTCCCGGTCGGCAACGCGGGCAACATCACCGCGTACTGGAAGGGCTATCAGGAGTACGCCGCCGACGGCATCGCCCGCCACAAGCCCCGTATGTGGGGCTTCCAGGCATCCGGCTCCGCCCCGATCGTGCGTGGCGAGGTCGTCAAGGACCCGTCGACCATCGCCACCGCGATCCGTATCGGCAACCCGGCGTCCTGGAAGTTCGCGCTGGCGGCGAAGGACGAATCCGGCGGTTTCATCGACGAGGTGACGGACCGTGAGATTCTGCGCGCCTACCGGCTGTTGGCCGCGCAGGAGGGCGTCTTCGTCGAGCCCGCGTCCGCCGCGTCCGTCGCCGGTCTGCTGAAGGCCGCCGAGCAGGGCAAGGTCGACCCGGGCCAGACCATCGTCTGCACGGTCACCGGCAACGGCCTCAAGGACCCCGACTGGGCCGTCGCGGGCGCTCCGCAGCCGGTCACGGTCCCGGTCGACGCGGCCACGGCGGCCGAGCGGCTCGGGCTCGCGTAA